The Verrucomicrobiales bacterium genome includes a window with the following:
- a CDS encoding PRC-barrel domain-containing protein: MSILTLTGFAQDTPSSRTDTTNFNRDRTPDTRRADQLHGAVKASEVMGMAINNYQNKKLGKVEELAIDVESGRIVQVILSTGGFLGIGDRLTAVPPGALHYDRTNKVLHLDADSEKLKGAPKFENEQWAEYSGSNHLSSVYGHFGQGDAFNYINNVDASQKDGREAEVQRSTDVPATRDAVRNVDGSADVAQNRLTNDSWETGRKARERQSMIPMSRLGHIQKASKIIGTTVKNHQDESLGKVDNMLVDVQSGRIVAVVVSSGGFLGMGDVLSAIPPTALRFNSQRDTLQIDTTKELLSSAPHFKSTEWPDFNRPGYSDSVYRAYKVEPYFTTNSPAEPDNTARNVRDRNDRTLTPLDQGNSQADTDITAQIRKGILAGGDMSVNAKNVKVITNQGKVTLRGPVDSLEEKRMIADIANSIARSANVDNQLEVR, encoded by the coding sequence GTGTCCATCTTGACCCTCACCGGGTTTGCTCAGGACACACCGTCGTCGCGAACTGACACTACGAACTTCAACCGCGATCGAACGCCTGACACCCGGCGAGCGGATCAACTCCATGGGGCCGTCAAGGCTAGCGAGGTCATGGGAATGGCGATTAACAACTATCAGAACAAGAAGTTGGGCAAGGTCGAGGAACTCGCCATCGACGTTGAATCCGGGCGTATCGTCCAAGTGATTCTTTCCACCGGAGGATTCCTCGGCATCGGGGACAGGCTGACCGCGGTTCCCCCGGGCGCTCTGCACTACGACCGGACCAATAAAGTGCTTCATCTGGATGCGGATTCAGAGAAGCTCAAGGGCGCGCCCAAATTTGAAAATGAACAGTGGGCTGAGTACTCCGGCTCCAATCACCTGTCTTCCGTGTACGGTCACTTTGGCCAGGGGGACGCGTTTAATTATATCAACAATGTTGATGCTAGCCAAAAGGACGGTCGTGAAGCGGAGGTTCAGCGGAGCACTGACGTCCCCGCCACTCGTGACGCAGTGCGCAACGTGGATGGCTCGGCGGACGTTGCTCAAAACCGGTTGACGAATGACAGTTGGGAGACAGGTCGCAAGGCCAGGGAGCGCCAGTCCATGATTCCCATGTCCCGCTTGGGCCACATTCAGAAAGCCAGCAAAATCATAGGAACCACGGTGAAAAACCATCAGGATGAGAGTCTCGGGAAGGTGGATAACATGTTGGTGGATGTGCAATCGGGTCGCATCGTAGCCGTCGTAGTCTCCTCCGGTGGATTTCTGGGAATGGGCGATGTACTGAGCGCCATCCCCCCAACCGCGCTACGGTTCAACAGCCAACGCGACACACTGCAGATTGACACGACCAAAGAATTGTTGAGCAGCGCGCCGCACTTCAAATCGACGGAATGGCCGGACTTCAACCGCCCCGGGTATTCAGACAGCGTTTATCGCGCATACAAGGTGGAGCCCTATTTCACCACGAACTCCCCGGCGGAGCCCGACAACACTGCGCGAAATGTAAGAGATAGAAACGACCGAACCTTGACCCCGCTGGACCAGGGTAACAGCCAGGCAGACACGGACATCACGGCACAGATTCGCAAGGGCATTCTCGCCGGGGGTGACATGTCGGTGAACGCCAAGAATGTCAAAGTCATTACCAACCAGGGCAAGGTTACTTTACGCGGTCCCGTCGACAGTCTCGAAGAGAAGCGCATGATCGCGGACATCGCCAATTCCATCGCGCGTTCGGCAAACGTAGACAATCAACTCGAGGTTCGATAA
- a CDS encoding ATP-grasp domain-containing protein, which produces MKKKLKILALFDAIAPTVLDQDLSAELKTDDWKTEANVLAALQALGHSVEYLALFDELDLLRQKLGTFKPDVIFNLADQFKNNRSFDQNIVSFLEMQGAPFTGCGSTGLTLCKHKGISKKILSYHRIHVPEFCIIPRGKRIARPKRLRFPILVKPLKEEASIGIAQASFVETDDQFKERVLFIHDKHLADVIAEEYIEGRELYVSILGNHRLTALPIRELIFKQVPPDEPKIATYRAKWDEEYRKRWGLENQFPEGLDPAVAATIGQVCKRIYRLLTIDGYARLDLRLTSANEIYFIEANPNPILAADEDFAQSALKAGFTYPELLEQIVRLGLRATRG; this is translated from the coding sequence GTGAAAAAGAAACTCAAAATTCTTGCGCTCTTCGATGCCATCGCCCCCACGGTGCTCGATCAGGACCTCAGCGCTGAGCTCAAGACCGACGACTGGAAAACCGAGGCTAACGTGCTGGCAGCGCTGCAGGCGCTCGGGCATTCCGTAGAGTATCTCGCTCTGTTCGATGAGCTGGATCTGCTGCGCCAGAAGCTGGGCACTTTCAAGCCCGACGTGATCTTCAACCTGGCCGATCAGTTCAAAAACAACCGGTCCTTCGACCAGAACATCGTCTCCTTCCTGGAGATGCAGGGGGCACCCTTCACCGGCTGCGGCTCCACCGGCCTCACCCTCTGCAAACACAAGGGCATCTCGAAAAAGATTCTGAGCTATCACCGCATTCACGTTCCCGAGTTCTGCATCATCCCCCGCGGGAAGCGCATCGCCCGGCCCAAGCGGCTGAGATTTCCGATCTTGGTGAAGCCGTTGAAGGAAGAGGCATCGATAGGCATCGCCCAGGCCTCCTTCGTCGAGACCGACGATCAATTCAAGGAGCGAGTCCTCTTCATCCACGACAAGCATTTGGCCGACGTGATTGCGGAGGAATACATCGAAGGGCGCGAGCTCTATGTCAGCATTCTGGGAAACCATCGACTGACTGCGCTGCCGATTCGCGAGTTGATTTTCAAGCAGGTGCCGCCCGACGAGCCCAAGATCGCGACTTACCGGGCTAAATGGGATGAGGAATACCGGAAGCGGTGGGGCTTGGAGAACCAGTTCCCAGAGGGGCTCGACCCGGCCGTTGCTGCCACTATCGGCCAGGTGTGCAAACGCATCTATCGTTTGTTGACCATTGACGGGTATGCACGGCTCGACCTCCGACTCACTTCGGCCAACGAGATTTATTTTATCGAGGCCAACCCCAACCCGATCCTCGCCGCGGATGAAGATTTCGCCCAGTCGGCGCTCAAGGCGGGCTTTACTTACCCAGAACTGCTCGAGCAGATCGTGCGCCTGGGACTTCGGGCCACCCGCGGCTGA
- a CDS encoding carbohydrate-binding protein, protein MNPRSFLEALRSLLSKSLRPILLAACLVGLLGEPVLAQQVPPIVIPITKERVRYYNISEDGSRISCGIVLYGSFPVYKGRTNISDYRTFIPGVQNPGAWRLHADNRFRFTAWFNGSDSPAWANPECNHTIGEGLPEWYAEYQPKPPKANFTSTASGSEPGVWEFLSTSTDPEDQPLIEEWKFGDGSDGFGHKEIHRYTKPGSFAVSLTATDPDGLTNRATRNITVPAPKPVVSVRLFNKHSRNRVELGETFRVSVTVQSTAEGVGRLSDLAFSGPALSIPDIFTIVSAPSETPIGTLAPGDPPREFNWTLTATKAGQFALTAPSVLGKDDSGRSVFGFGDTEQGEVTSLIVGIEQRPARVQLGADNNNDGKTNELDLRLELVVGITNVSKQEVTEVKAVVVNDHPIRLTSLARDLNIWITPTGVPTGDFGTIAPGVANAVLRTNVYVASDRSYAEASILVQGKVGDAGVQARGEGLVNVGGETLLEARFDIEDRPYKAGQVVRVFGSLKNVSKFVTRQGEVLDEGKMIGVVVYPSTDGNGTGGYLVKKGFGGRTPDSPTEFMLAPDEEVEVSAILPTAEVAEASTLAVNYAVHAYIHGEDPKPRRADPTTIKVVEQDGWSARHAISLAGVPEIHDPWLVCPTDLSFGGFVSCRFYEGLGNLGGGLADVGMLTASGIRELAVARWRLFGWKAWATREAIKALLGDEAALARLETELLLDLQALQEVGVESLQGIQLAAGSIGPAIERNLMFTLETVTSGDLKAIAGGMARITGENIDMPLEALVAARSARKAMLMSEAAESAAKAALKASIKKKGDNLAAAVDDFASRGNIEDLPTSDVLPTGIDTLPHPRIWRDGYGALRREIDAFLKIAEEEGVLMAFRSRSPAAAALIDAGKALLKPHGVSIKTVGDLDVRFLGYPKKYEGLCALVSPPIPWTPRGFDRDLAVEKYLDRIPELNGPGPDSIDLRAQVRERLHFQMDEWPKQVKNFRKYKNDGVNVDFYGEKNGLGFDDIPNENRNRAAKLTREELPPAFEGEPPRYGYLLEMEDAYKSGRFLPIGGDIDFLGMFKLDGSLPDLPTRIRIYQKMRAAGMQHGESFTFYLKDLRDKFLRCCSPPPLGENEKMLTATPNGQLLTTQFKDELSVIEGGANAALKVGDGEFAYLEGVISEVSSAARPGTPVLPTSAVITYQGPPIVAVATVARMVDDLDAVVDRRDGRLVRVGPDGQPEIYVPPSGQTQTIQPQGLPMGAGMQVLPSAGPRLQDVEVDAALEADLASLIAAGYVNTREMTPEGGQGGQWWPVSAAEIRSEEPGAGFKIAPYTYITQDLRAGSTVLPVVSPQQLGVTNGLPFFAVGDRIVLDPGGVDEEFATIASVYPLTLSRPLSSPKLIGTMVLFLDGVDDAGALGGELPARQNLLVWLRADAGLSLTNGTNVISWTDQSPNQFVFSAPSVATQPTWVADSTSGVPAIRFNSSSTPRLHGNLGRTLTNATIFTVARYLNNSNGDRYIYAFGTINFSGLMMTLAREGGDDIYHYDGAAQRIGQNAVPGTGLRVFSQVYGEKGPDHHRLAVDGRTVIESRTTVGRAYSAAATNVVLGKYVTATYGFTGDLVEWIVYDRVLTVQERLEVETYLRQRAGLSPVVPPGSIDFAGSEVIQYDSSSDTNTAWVLDQANRHLRQTGAGDPAIALSEVENSDQIIHTKLTATSGSGAIGVVFGYQGRGQFHLLDWRQTSDTRFDWGTAPAGMRLRSFHLPESEDPTGADFWSGVDPDRVTTWRTSALPWVAGREYDVILRLGADQTVIEVKFGMTTLVSWVLPELKRVTGRFGHYAHASPEARFGPVLLPGADPVITDLEPNADGTWTVRWKNGLPPYVIESIDDLSNGSWYPVAPATVNYSHTFPSSEQAAMFRIRSAGVVAEAEGSGQSQTFGNGGNLWPIKATGTTRIEAENFDQGGEGIGYHDTTSQNSLGAYRLEDVDIGPTVDLGDAHAVGNVVSGEWLHYTIRVEAAGTYRLRARTSRGSSGSRTARFLFAGEDKTGNLVIPATGNWAIYATVESGPFELAAGEQVLRAELGSGGFGLNWIEIVRVEPRGRAAFGNDGKPWSISVSGPTRIEAENFDDAGEGVAFHDTTLQNNGGLYREDAVDIYATLDADGGHGVGWIVAGEWLEYTIQVDFPGAYRLRARTARGSSGNRTIRFLVGGEDKTGNLVVPRTANWNTYATVESGTFELPAGTHVLRADMTSADFNLNWIEIVPVEPAP, encoded by the coding sequence ATGAATCCCCGCTCATTCTTGGAGGCCTTGCGCTCACTGCTGTCAAAATCTCTACGTCCTATTCTCTTGGCGGCGTGTCTGGTGGGGCTGCTCGGTGAGCCGGTCCTGGCCCAACAGGTGCCTCCGATTGTGATCCCGATCACGAAGGAGCGCGTCCGCTACTACAACATCTCCGAAGACGGTTCCCGCATTAGCTGCGGGATCGTACTGTATGGTTCCTTTCCGGTCTACAAGGGACGTACCAACATTTCCGATTACCGCACCTTTATCCCCGGCGTTCAGAACCCGGGCGCCTGGCGCTTGCATGCCGACAACCGCTTCCGTTTCACCGCCTGGTTTAATGGCAGCGACTCTCCGGCCTGGGCTAACCCCGAATGCAACCACACCATCGGCGAGGGTCTGCCTGAGTGGTACGCCGAGTATCAACCGAAGCCGCCGAAAGCTAACTTCACTTCAACGGCTAGCGGGTCGGAACCGGGTGTGTGGGAATTCCTGTCCACCTCCACAGATCCGGAGGATCAACCGCTGATCGAGGAATGGAAGTTCGGCGATGGATCGGATGGCTTTGGGCACAAGGAAATTCACCGCTACACCAAACCGGGGAGCTTTGCCGTCTCGCTCACCGCCACGGACCCCGACGGGCTGACGAATCGCGCGACGCGCAATATCACCGTTCCGGCTCCGAAGCCGGTCGTATCGGTTCGCTTGTTCAACAAGCATTCCCGCAACCGTGTTGAGCTGGGCGAGACCTTTAGGGTGAGTGTGACGGTGCAATCAACTGCCGAAGGGGTGGGGAGGCTGTCGGATCTCGCCTTTTCAGGTCCGGCGCTTTCGATTCCGGACATTTTCACGATCGTCAGCGCGCCCTCGGAGACGCCCATCGGCACGTTAGCGCCGGGCGATCCACCGCGGGAGTTCAACTGGACTTTGACAGCGACCAAGGCAGGGCAGTTCGCTCTCACGGCTCCGAGCGTGCTGGGCAAGGACGACAGTGGTCGTTCGGTGTTTGGGTTCGGCGACACGGAGCAGGGGGAGGTGACCTCGTTGATCGTGGGCATTGAGCAGCGGCCTGCGCGGGTGCAGTTGGGCGCCGACAACAACAATGACGGGAAAACCAACGAACTCGACCTGCGGTTGGAATTGGTCGTCGGCATTACGAACGTCTCCAAGCAAGAGGTGACGGAGGTGAAGGCGGTGGTCGTGAATGATCACCCGATCCGGCTGACGAGTCTGGCGCGAGATCTCAACATATGGATAACGCCGACCGGGGTTCCTACCGGCGATTTCGGCACGATCGCGCCCGGCGTCGCCAACGCAGTGCTTCGCACGAATGTCTATGTGGCCTCCGACCGGTCCTATGCTGAAGCATCCATCCTGGTGCAGGGAAAAGTGGGGGACGCCGGCGTGCAGGCTCGCGGGGAAGGCCTTGTGAACGTGGGGGGGGAAACGTTGCTGGAGGCACGCTTTGACATCGAAGACCGTCCCTACAAAGCGGGACAGGTCGTACGTGTTTTCGGTTCGCTCAAGAATGTTTCCAAGTTCGTTACCAGGCAGGGAGAGGTTCTGGACGAGGGCAAAATGATTGGCGTGGTTGTTTATCCTTCAACGGATGGCAATGGCACCGGGGGGTATCTCGTCAAAAAGGGATTTGGTGGGCGCACACCCGACAGTCCAACCGAATTCATGCTCGCGCCAGATGAGGAAGTTGAAGTTTCCGCAATTCTGCCTACGGCGGAAGTTGCTGAGGCGTCCACCCTCGCTGTGAACTATGCGGTGCACGCGTACATCCATGGAGAAGATCCGAAACCCAGGCGAGCGGACCCCACCACCATCAAAGTCGTTGAACAGGATGGGTGGTCCGCTCGACACGCCATCTCCCTGGCGGGGGTTCCGGAGATCCACGATCCGTGGTTGGTCTGTCCCACCGATCTATCGTTTGGTGGTTTCGTTTCGTGCCGCTTCTACGAAGGCCTGGGAAATCTAGGCGGGGGCCTGGCGGACGTGGGAATGCTCACAGCGTCGGGCATTCGCGAACTTGCCGTGGCCCGATGGCGGTTGTTCGGTTGGAAGGCGTGGGCCACGAGAGAAGCCATCAAGGCACTTCTTGGAGACGAAGCGGCCCTTGCCCGTTTGGAGACGGAACTCTTGCTCGATCTCCAGGCGCTTCAGGAGGTCGGCGTCGAGTCGCTGCAAGGAATTCAGTTAGCTGCCGGATCGATTGGTCCTGCGATTGAAAGAAACCTCATGTTCACCTTGGAGACGGTAACATCCGGAGACTTGAAAGCGATTGCGGGGGGCATGGCGCGGATTACCGGTGAGAACATAGACATGCCTCTGGAGGCGCTGGTGGCGGCTCGCTCCGCACGAAAGGCCATGTTGATGTCGGAAGCTGCCGAGAGCGCCGCCAAAGCGGCCCTGAAAGCGTCGATCAAGAAGAAGGGCGACAATCTAGCTGCCGCGGTCGATGACTTCGCCTCGCGAGGAAACATCGAGGACTTGCCCACGAGCGATGTGCTCCCGACCGGGATCGACACGCTCCCACATCCCCGGATCTGGCGGGATGGCTACGGTGCTCTGAGAAGAGAGATAGATGCGTTTCTAAAGATTGCCGAGGAAGAGGGAGTTCTCATGGCGTTCCGTTCGCGATCGCCAGCCGCGGCAGCCTTGATCGATGCCGGTAAGGCCTTGCTCAAGCCTCACGGTGTTTCCATCAAGACCGTGGGTGACTTGGATGTCCGATTTCTTGGCTACCCGAAGAAGTATGAAGGTTTGTGCGCGCTTGTTTCCCCGCCCATTCCGTGGACTCCCAGGGGATTTGATCGGGACCTGGCGGTGGAAAAGTACCTGGATCGTATCCCGGAATTGAACGGGCCCGGCCCTGACTCGATAGATCTCCGGGCGCAAGTGCGCGAGCGGCTTCATTTCCAAATGGACGAGTGGCCCAAACAGGTGAAGAACTTCAGAAAGTATAAGAATGACGGCGTCAACGTGGATTTCTACGGAGAAAAGAACGGTTTGGGTTTTGACGACATTCCCAACGAGAACCGGAACCGGGCAGCCAAGCTGACTCGTGAAGAACTACCCCCGGCGTTCGAAGGGGAACCGCCGCGCTACGGGTACCTTCTTGAGATGGAAGATGCTTACAAGTCGGGTCGGTTCTTGCCGATTGGAGGCGACATCGACTTCCTCGGCATGTTCAAGCTGGATGGGAGCCTGCCCGATCTCCCAACTCGGATCCGGATCTATCAAAAGATGCGGGCTGCCGGGATGCAGCACGGGGAATCATTCACGTTCTACCTAAAGGATTTGCGGGATAAGTTTCTGCGCTGCTGTTCTCCGCCGCCGTTGGGAGAAAACGAGAAAATGCTAACGGCCACGCCCAACGGACAACTGCTCACGACTCAGTTTAAGGATGAATTGTCGGTCATTGAAGGAGGTGCGAATGCTGCGCTGAAGGTGGGGGATGGCGAGTTCGCCTACCTTGAAGGAGTGATTTCCGAAGTCTCCAGCGCCGCGCGTCCCGGGACGCCGGTTCTTCCAACTTCGGCGGTGATCACCTACCAAGGGCCCCCGATCGTTGCTGTCGCCACGGTGGCTAGGATGGTCGACGATCTGGATGCCGTCGTTGATCGCCGTGATGGGCGACTGGTGCGCGTAGGACCGGATGGCCAGCCCGAGATCTACGTGCCTCCTTCCGGTCAAACGCAGACCATACAACCTCAAGGACTGCCTATGGGTGCAGGCATGCAAGTGCTCCCCAGTGCTGGGCCACGCCTGCAGGATGTCGAGGTGGATGCGGCTCTGGAGGCCGATCTGGCCAGCCTGATTGCTGCCGGTTATGTCAACACTCGGGAAATGACGCCGGAAGGAGGACAGGGAGGACAATGGTGGCCCGTTTCGGCGGCCGAGATTCGGTCAGAGGAACCCGGAGCCGGATTCAAAATTGCGCCATACACCTACATCACGCAGGACCTGCGGGCAGGATCGACAGTCCTCCCCGTGGTTAGCCCGCAACAGCTCGGAGTGACCAACGGTTTGCCGTTCTTCGCAGTAGGCGACCGGATCGTGCTCGATCCGGGCGGCGTTGACGAAGAGTTTGCCACCATCGCGAGCGTGTACCCGCTAACCCTAAGCCGTCCTCTCTCTTCCCCTAAGCTGATCGGGACAATGGTTCTGTTTCTCGATGGGGTTGATGATGCTGGAGCCTTGGGTGGCGAGTTGCCTGCTCGTCAGAATTTGCTCGTCTGGCTTCGGGCAGATGCCGGGCTGAGCCTGACCAACGGTACCAACGTCATCTCTTGGACCGACCAATCTCCGAACCAATTTGTCTTTAGTGCTCCCTCGGTCGCCACACAGCCGACCTGGGTGGCCGACTCCACTTCCGGCGTTCCAGCGATCCGCTTCAACAGTTCGAGCACCCCGCGGCTCCATGGTAACCTTGGTCGCACACTCACCAACGCCACGATCTTCACGGTCGCCCGCTACCTCAACAACAGCAATGGCGACCGCTACATCTATGCCTTTGGCACGATCAACTTCTCGGGACTGATGATGACCCTGGCCCGTGAGGGCGGGGATGACATTTACCACTATGACGGAGCCGCTCAGCGAATTGGACAGAACGCGGTTCCCGGCACCGGGCTTCGCGTCTTCTCGCAGGTCTATGGCGAAAAGGGTCCTGATCACCACCGTTTGGCGGTGGATGGCCGCACGGTGATCGAATCCCGCACCACGGTGGGCCGCGCGTATTCGGCCGCCGCCACCAACGTCGTGCTCGGCAAGTACGTGACTGCAACCTATGGCTTCACCGGAGATCTCGTAGAATGGATCGTCTATGACCGAGTGCTTACGGTGCAGGAGCGATTGGAAGTGGAAACCTATCTGCGGCAACGAGCCGGACTCAGTCCGGTTGTACCGCCCGGCAGTATCGATTTTGCTGGCTCTGAAGTCATCCAGTATGACTCGTCGTCCGACACGAATACTGCGTGGGTGTTGGATCAGGCCAACCGTCATCTCCGTCAGACGGGGGCGGGTGATCCGGCGATTGCGCTTTCCGAAGTCGAAAACTCGGATCAGATCATCCACACCAAGCTCACTGCCACCTCCGGCTCAGGTGCCATAGGCGTCGTTTTTGGCTATCAGGGCCGGGGCCAGTTCCACCTGCTGGACTGGCGGCAGACGTCGGACACTCGTTTTGACTGGGGCACGGCGCCCGCCGGGATGCGGTTGCGCAGTTTTCACCTGCCCGAAAGTGAGGATCCGACTGGGGCCGATTTCTGGTCCGGTGTGGATCCCGATCGGGTCACGACCTGGCGAACCAGCGCGCTACCCTGGGTGGCCGGACGCGAGTATGACGTGATACTGCGTCTGGGGGCCGATCAAACCGTCATCGAGGTGAAGTTTGGCATGACCACTCTCGTGTCGTGGGTTTTGCCAGAATTGAAGAGGGTCACGGGCCGTTTCGGGCATTACGCCCATGCTTCGCCCGAGGCTCGCTTCGGCCCGGTCTTGTTGCCGGGGGCTGATCCCGTCATCACGGACCTCGAACCGAACGCCGACGGCACCTGGACTGTCCGATGGAAGAACGGGCTACCACCCTACGTCATCGAGTCCATCGACGACCTGTCCAACGGCAGCTGGTATCCCGTGGCGCCAGCCACCGTGAACTATTCGCACACCTTTCCGAGTTCGGAACAGGCGGCTATGTTCCGCATCCGGAGCGCCGGAGTGGTGGCGGAAGCGGAGGGCTCGGGACAATCCCAGACCTTCGGCAACGGCGGCAATCTTTGGCCCATCAAGGCCACCGGGACAACCCGCATCGAGGCGGAAAACTTCGATCAAGGTGGCGAAGGCATCGGCTACCACGATACGACGTCACAGAACAGCCTCGGCGCTTACCGGCTCGAGGATGTCGACATCGGCCCCACCGTCGACCTAGGTGATGCCCACGCGGTGGGAAATGTCGTTTCCGGCGAGTGGCTCCACTATACCATCCGGGTTGAGGCTGCCGGCACCTATCGGTTGCGCGCACGGACTTCGCGGGGCAGTTCCGGAAGCCGTACTGCCCGATTCCTTTTCGCCGGCGAGGACAAGACGGGGAACCTGGTGATCCCTGCCACTGGCAACTGGGCCATTTACGCCACGGTGGAGTCGGGTCCGTTTGAACTCGCCGCTGGCGAGCAGGTTCTTCGCGCCGAGTTGGGTAGCGGTGGCTTTGGCCTCAACTGGATCGAAATCGTTCGAGTGGAACCGAGAGGGCGGGCTGCGTTTGGCAATGATGGCAAGCCATGGTCGATCAGTGTTAGCGGGCCAACCCGTATTGAGGCGGAAAATTTCGACGACGCTGGCGAAGGTGTGGCCTTTCACGACACGACTCTGCAGAACAACGGGGGTCTCTACCGCGAGGATGCCGTCGATATTTACGCGACCCTGGACGCGGACGGTGGCCACGGGGTGGGATGGATCGTCGCGGGTGAATGGCTCGAATACACGATCCAGGTCGACTTCCCCGGTGCGTACCGTCTACGTGCGCGCACCGCGCGAGGATCGTCGGGGAACCGGACCATCCGTTTCCTGGTCGGTGGGGAAGACAAAACAGGGAATTTGGTGGTTCCGCGCACCGCCAACTGGAACACCTACGCGACGGTGGAATCTGGAACGTTTGAACTGCCCGCCGGCACCCACGTCCTGCGCGCGGATATGACCAGCGCGGATTTCAACCTGAACTGGATCGAAATCGTTCCGGTGGAGCCGGCGCCGTAA